A region of Ochrobactrum quorumnocens DNA encodes the following proteins:
- the aroA gene encoding 3-phosphoshikimate 1-carboxyvinyltransferase, which yields MSHSASPKPAIARHSEALKGEIRIPGDKSISHRSFMFGGLASGETRITGLLEGEDVINTGRAMQAMGAKIRKDGNVWVINGVGNGCLLQPEAPLDFGNAGTGARLTMGLVGTYDMTTTFIGDASLTSRPMGRVLNPLREMGVQVKASEGDRLPLTLTGPKTANPISYRVPMASAQVKSAVLLAGLNTPGVTTVIEPVMTRDHTEKMLQGFGADLSVETDNEGVRHIRITGQGKLIGQTIDVPGDPSSTAFPLVAALLVEGSDVTIRNVLMNPTRTGLILTLQEMGADIEIIDPRLAGGEDVADLRVKSSKLKGVTVPPERAPSMIDEYPVLAIAASFAEGETTMDGLDELRVKESDRLAAVARGLEANGVDCTEGEMSLTVRGRPDGKGLGGGTVATHLDHRIAMSFLVMGLASEKPVTVDDSTMIATSFPEFMTMMPDIGAKIKVSEQQ from the coding sequence ATGTCCCATTCTGCATCCCCGAAACCTGCAATCGCCCGCCATTCTGAGGCACTTAAGGGTGAAATCCGCATTCCGGGTGACAAATCTATTTCCCACCGCTCCTTCATGTTCGGTGGTCTCGCATCAGGTGAAACCCGCATTACAGGTCTGCTGGAAGGCGAGGACGTCATCAATACAGGCCGTGCCATGCAGGCCATGGGTGCCAAGATCCGCAAAGATGGTAATGTCTGGGTCATCAACGGTGTCGGCAATGGCTGCCTGTTGCAACCAGAAGCGCCGCTCGATTTCGGTAACGCCGGAACCGGTGCCCGTCTCACCATGGGCCTCGTCGGCACTTACGATATGACGACGACCTTTATCGGTGACGCATCGCTGACCTCGCGCCCTATGGGCCGTGTGCTTAATCCGCTGCGTGAAATGGGCGTTCAGGTAAAGGCTTCCGAAGGCGATCGCCTGCCGCTGACATTGACAGGCCCAAAGACAGCCAATCCGATCAGCTATCGCGTGCCTATGGCTTCTGCGCAGGTGAAATCTGCAGTTCTGCTTGCCGGCCTCAATACGCCAGGTGTCACCACCGTCATTGAACCGGTCATGACGCGCGATCACACTGAAAAGATGTTGCAGGGCTTTGGTGCCGACCTTTCGGTCGAAACCGACAACGAGGGTGTTCGCCATATCCGCATCACCGGACAAGGCAAGCTTATCGGACAGACCATCGACGTGCCGGGCGATCCTTCATCAACAGCCTTCCCACTTGTGGCGGCGCTGCTTGTTGAAGGTTCGGATGTCACCATTCGCAACGTGCTGATGAACCCGACCCGCACTGGCCTTATCCTCACTTTACAGGAAATGGGCGCAGACATCGAAATCATCGATCCGCGTCTTGCGGGCGGTGAAGATGTTGCCGATCTGCGCGTGAAATCCTCGAAGCTCAAGGGCGTTACTGTTCCTCCGGAACGTGCGCCTTCGATGATCGATGAATATCCGGTTCTGGCGATTGCGGCTTCTTTTGCTGAAGGCGAAACCACCATGGATGGTCTCGACGAACTGCGCGTCAAAGAATCAGATCGTCTTGCAGCGGTCGCCCGCGGCCTCGAAGCCAATGGCGTCGATTGCACCGAAGGCGAAATGTCCCTGACCGTTCGCGGTCGTCCAGACGGCAAGGGCCTGGGCGGCGGTACAGTTGCCACACACCTTGATCACCGCATCGCAATGAGCTTCCTCGTCATGGGGCTGGCTTCAGAAAAGCCGGTCACTGTCGATGACAGCACGATGATCGCCACTTCATTTCCGGAATTCATGACCATGATGCCGGACATTGGTGCGAAAATCAAAGTAAGCGAGCAGCAATGA
- a CDS encoding isovaleryl-CoA dehydrogenase has translation MNFGLGEEIEALRDTVRRFAESRIAPLAADTDRNNAFPMDLWRELGELGVLGITAPEDYGGAGMGYLAHCIAMEEISRASASIGLSYGAHSNLCVNQIKRNGSPEQRAKYLPKLISGEHVGALAMSEPGAGSDVVSMKLAAEKRGDRYVLNGNKMWITNGPDADVLVVYAKTDPSADPRGISAFIVEKGFKGFSTAQKLDKLGMRGSNTCELVFEDCEVPAENLLGQVGKGVNVLMSGLDYERVVLAGGPLGIMAACLDVVVPYVHERKQFDQPIGEFQLMQGKLADMYVLFNASRAYVYAVAAACDRGETTRKDAAGCILYAAENATQMALQAIQALGGNGYINDYPTGRLLRDAKLYEIGAGTSEIRRMLIGRELFQETR, from the coding sequence ATGAACTTCGGTCTTGGCGAGGAGATCGAAGCCCTTCGGGATACTGTGCGCCGTTTTGCGGAAAGCCGCATTGCGCCGCTTGCTGCCGACACCGACCGCAACAATGCATTTCCCATGGATCTCTGGCGTGAACTGGGTGAGCTTGGTGTGCTTGGGATCACCGCTCCTGAAGACTATGGCGGTGCTGGTATGGGCTATCTCGCTCATTGTATTGCCATGGAAGAAATCAGCCGCGCGTCGGCGTCGATTGGCCTGAGCTATGGCGCGCATTCCAATCTCTGTGTCAATCAGATCAAGCGTAACGGCTCTCCCGAACAACGCGCAAAATATCTGCCAAAACTTATTTCCGGCGAGCATGTCGGCGCGCTCGCCATGTCTGAGCCGGGTGCTGGTTCCGATGTCGTTTCGATGAAACTTGCCGCCGAGAAACGCGGCGACCGTTACGTTCTCAACGGAAACAAGATGTGGATCACCAACGGCCCGGATGCCGATGTGCTGGTGGTTTATGCCAAGACCGATCCGTCGGCAGACCCGCGCGGGATCAGTGCCTTCATCGTCGAAAAAGGTTTCAAGGGGTTTTCGACCGCGCAGAAGCTCGACAAGCTTGGTATGCGCGGTTCCAACACCTGCGAACTTGTGTTCGAGGATTGTGAAGTGCCAGCTGAAAATCTGCTTGGGCAGGTGGGCAAGGGCGTCAATGTGCTGATGTCCGGCCTGGATTATGAGCGCGTGGTGTTGGCGGGTGGTCCGCTTGGTATCATGGCGGCTTGTCTGGATGTCGTCGTGCCTTATGTGCATGAGCGCAAGCAGTTCGACCAACCGATTGGCGAGTTTCAGCTTATGCAAGGCAAACTTGCCGATATGTATGTGCTGTTCAATGCCTCACGCGCCTATGTTTATGCTGTGGCAGCGGCCTGTGATCGTGGCGAGACGACGCGTAAGGACGCGGCTGGCTGCATTCTCTATGCAGCTGAAAACGCCACGCAGATGGCGTTGCAGGCAATACAGGCACTGGGCGGCAATGGGTATATCAATGATTATCCGACCGGGCGTCTGCTGCGGGATGCAAAACTATATGAAATCGGCGCAGGCACATCTGAAATCCGCCGCATGCTGATTGGACGGGAACTCTTTCAGGAGACCCGCTGA
- the cmk gene encoding (d)CMP kinase, whose protein sequence is MTSFVVAIDGPAASGKGTLARRIAIHYGIPHLDTGLTYRAVAKALLDKDLPLDNEVIAAEVALHLDLHEMDKNVLSAHAIGEAASKVAVMPAVRRALVEAQRNFAAALPSSVLDGRDIGTVVCPQAEIKLFVTASPEVRAQRRFEEIVAKGGTADFDKILADLKTRDERDMNRTDSPLRPAEDAHLLDTSEMSIEAAFLAAKKLIDHAFAQHKA, encoded by the coding sequence ATGACAAGCTTCGTCGTTGCCATCGACGGACCAGCAGCTTCGGGCAAGGGAACTCTTGCCCGACGCATTGCCATTCATTACGGTATTCCTCATCTCGATACCGGGTTAACCTATCGTGCAGTTGCGAAAGCGCTGCTCGATAAGGACTTACCGCTCGATAATGAGGTGATTGCGGCGGAAGTCGCCCTTCATCTCGATCTGCACGAGATGGACAAGAACGTGCTTTCTGCCCATGCCATTGGCGAGGCGGCCTCCAAAGTGGCTGTCATGCCTGCCGTACGACGCGCACTTGTTGAAGCGCAGCGTAATTTTGCAGCCGCATTGCCATCAAGCGTGCTTGACGGACGCGATATCGGAACGGTCGTCTGTCCACAGGCCGAAATCAAGCTCTTTGTGACTGCCTCGCCGGAAGTGCGTGCACAGCGCCGCTTTGAAGAGATCGTCGCAAAAGGTGGCACGGCCGATTTCGATAAAATTCTGGCCGATCTCAAGACGCGCGACGAGCGCGACATGAACCGCACGGATTCGCCGTTGCGGCCTGCGGAAGACGCGCACTTGCTAGATACGAGCGAAATGAGTATAGAAGCGGCATTTCTTGCGGCGAAAAAGCTGATTGATCACGCTTTCGCGCAGCACAAGGCATAA
- the rpsA gene encoding 30S ribosomal protein S1 — translation MSEFNPSLADFESLLAESFANNDLAEGYVVKGRIVAIEKDMAIIDAGLKVEGRVPLKEFGAKGKDGSMKPGDEVEVYVERIENALGEAVLSREKARREESWGKLEQKFANGERVDGVIFNQVKGGFTVDLDGAVAFLPRSQVDIRPIRDVTPLMHVPQPFEILKMDKRRGNIVVSRRTVLEESRAEQRSEIVQNLEEGQVVEGVVKNITDYGAFVDLGGIDGLLHVTDMAWRRVNHPSEILTIGQTVKVQIIRINQETHRISLGMKQLENDPWDGIGAKYPIGKKITGTVTNITDYGAFVEIEPGIEGLIHVSEMSWTKKNVHPGKILSTTQEVEVVVLEVDPVKRRISLGLKQTLDNPWTTFAQKYPQGTIVEGEVKNKTEFGLFIGLDGDVDGMVHLSDLDWNRPGEQVIEEYNKGEVVKAVVLDVDIEKERISLGIKQLSGDKVGEAAASGELRKNAVVTCEVTAVTDGGLEVRLVDHDLDSFIKRSDLSRDRDEQRPERFTVGQKVDARVIAFDKKTRKLQVSIKALEIAEEKEAVAQYGSSDSGASLGDILAAAMKKSETN, via the coding sequence ATGTCTGAATTCAATCCCTCTCTCGCAGACTTCGAGTCGCTGCTGGCCGAATCCTTTGCCAACAATGACCTTGCAGAAGGTTATGTTGTAAAGGGTCGCATCGTTGCCATCGAAAAAGATATGGCAATCATCGATGCAGGCCTCAAGGTCGAAGGTCGCGTACCGCTGAAGGAATTCGGCGCGAAGGGCAAAGACGGCTCGATGAAGCCGGGCGACGAAGTTGAAGTTTACGTTGAGCGCATCGAAAACGCACTCGGCGAAGCTGTTCTGTCGCGCGAAAAAGCACGTCGTGAAGAAAGCTGGGGCAAGCTCGAGCAGAAGTTCGCCAATGGCGAGCGCGTCGATGGCGTTATCTTCAATCAGGTCAAGGGTGGTTTCACCGTCGATCTCGATGGCGCAGTTGCATTCCTTCCACGTTCGCAGGTCGACATTCGTCCGATCCGCGACGTTACCCCGCTCATGCACGTCCCACAGCCTTTCGAAATTCTCAAGATGGACAAGCGTCGCGGCAACATCGTTGTCTCGCGTCGTACCGTTCTTGAAGAAAGCCGTGCGGAACAGCGTTCGGAAATCGTTCAGAACCTTGAAGAAGGTCAGGTTGTTGAAGGCGTTGTCAAGAACATCACCGATTACGGTGCGTTCGTTGACCTCGGCGGCATCGACGGCCTCCTGCACGTTACTGACATGGCATGGCGCCGCGTCAACCATCCTTCGGAAATCCTCACCATCGGCCAGACGGTCAAGGTGCAGATTATCCGTATCAACCAGGAAACTCATCGTATCTCGCTCGGCATGAAGCAGCTCGAGAACGATCCTTGGGATGGCATCGGCGCGAAGTACCCGATCGGCAAAAAGATCACCGGCACTGTCACGAACATCACCGACTACGGTGCATTCGTCGAAATCGAGCCAGGCATCGAAGGCCTGATCCACGTTTCCGAAATGTCGTGGACCAAGAAGAATGTCCATCCGGGCAAAATTCTTTCGACCACTCAGGAAGTCGAAGTCGTTGTTCTCGAAGTGGATCCGGTCAAGCGCCGCATCTCCCTCGGTCTCAAGCAGACCCTCGACAACCCATGGACCACGTTCGCTCAGAAGTACCCACAGGGCACGATCGTTGAAGGCGAAGTCAAGAACAAGACCGAATTCGGCCTGTTTATTGGTCTCGACGGCGACGTTGACGGCATGGTTCACCTCTCCGACCTCGACTGGAACCGTCCAGGCGAACAGGTTATCGAAGAGTACAACAAGGGTGAAGTCGTTAAGGCTGTCGTTCTCGATGTTGACATCGAGAAGGAACGCATCTCGCTCGGCATCAAGCAGCTTTCCGGCGACAAGGTCGGCGAAGCAGCAGCTTCGGGTGAACTGCGCAAGAACGCCGTTGTAACCTGTGAAGTCACAGCAGTTACCGATGGTGGTCTTGAAGTTCGTCTCGTCGACCACGACCTCGACAGCTTCATCAAGCGCTCTGATCTGTCTCGTGACCGCGATGAACAGCGTCCAGAACGCTTCACCGTTGGTCAGAAGGTTGACGCTCGCGTCATCGCCTTCGACAAGAAGACCCGCAAGCTGCAGGTCTCGATCAAGGCACTCGAAATCGCTGAAGAAAAAGAAGCAGTTGCTCAGTACGGTTCGTCCGACTCAGGCGCTTCGCTCGGCGATATTCTTGCTGCAGCCATGAAGAAGTCGGAAACCAACTAA
- a CDS encoding YeiH family protein yields the protein MTAATSNKFKNILPGLALSLAVSAVAVGLEKVEEHYTGKAWLEALVLAILIGTAVRSIFRPGKQFAKGISFSAKMLLEIAVVLLGASISASAVIDAGPGLILGIACVVMMAITFSYGIGRLFKLPHRMAVLVACGNSICGNSAIAATAPVIGADSEDIAASIAFTAILGVVVVLCLPLLVPLLGLSHTQYGILAGLTVYAVPQVLAATAPIATISVQLGTLVKLVRVLMLGPVILTLSVLAGNKDAEVKPGFLQLVPWFIIGFLGMMALRSLHLIPNTILPGIQFASTALTIISMAALGLGVDIRSVASAGGRVTLTAILSLLVLGAISLGLIHLLGVV from the coding sequence ATGACAGCCGCAACATCGAATAAATTCAAGAACATTCTCCCCGGCCTAGCACTTAGCCTCGCCGTCTCAGCAGTTGCTGTCGGGCTTGAAAAGGTCGAGGAGCACTATACGGGCAAAGCTTGGCTCGAAGCGCTGGTATTGGCGATCCTGATCGGGACTGCAGTCAGAAGCATTTTTCGCCCCGGCAAGCAATTTGCCAAAGGCATCAGCTTTTCAGCAAAAATGCTGCTGGAGATTGCCGTTGTCTTGCTCGGTGCTTCCATCAGTGCAAGTGCTGTGATTGATGCCGGACCAGGCTTAATACTCGGCATTGCCTGCGTTGTGATGATGGCGATTACCTTCAGCTATGGCATCGGGCGGCTGTTTAAATTGCCTCATCGCATGGCCGTTCTGGTTGCTTGTGGCAATTCAATCTGCGGCAACTCGGCCATCGCGGCCACAGCACCAGTCATTGGGGCAGACAGCGAAGATATCGCGGCCTCAATCGCGTTTACTGCCATTCTCGGTGTTGTCGTCGTGCTGTGCCTGCCGCTGCTGGTGCCACTGCTGGGCCTGTCACATACACAATATGGCATTCTCGCCGGTTTAACGGTTTATGCCGTGCCGCAGGTTCTCGCAGCCACTGCGCCGATAGCCACCATCAGCGTGCAGCTTGGAACATTGGTCAAGCTGGTGCGCGTGCTGATGCTGGGGCCGGTCATTCTGACGCTATCGGTTCTGGCCGGTAACAAGGACGCAGAGGTAAAGCCCGGCTTCCTGCAACTCGTGCCTTGGTTCATCATTGGATTTCTCGGTATGATGGCGCTGCGCTCGCTGCATCTCATCCCGAACACCATTCTGCCAGGCATTCAATTCGCATCGACAGCCTTGACGATTATTTCCATGGCTGCACTGGGATTGGGTGTCGATATACGCTCCGTTGCCTCAGCGGGTGGACGCGTAACGCTCACCGCCATTCTTTCGCTGCTGGTTCTGGGGGCAATCAGCTTGGGTCTCATCCATCTGCTCGGCGTCGTGTGA
- a CDS encoding TIGR02300 family protein: MAKSELGTKRIDPETGKKFYDLNRDPIVSPYTGISYPRSYFEATVAESRAAEQEEEAEELDTALEKPEFVSLEDADDEAKGGEDLPEIDDDVDLGDDDDDTFLEEEEDEDDDVSGILGGGVGGDDEEV, translated from the coding sequence GTGGCAAAATCTGAACTTGGTACCAAGCGCATCGATCCGGAAACGGGCAAGAAGTTTTACGATCTCAATCGCGACCCGATTGTTTCGCCTTACACCGGCATTTCGTACCCACGGTCGTATTTTGAAGCGACTGTAGCGGAAAGCCGTGCGGCCGAACAGGAAGAAGAAGCCGAAGAGCTGGATACCGCACTGGAAAAGCCAGAATTCGTTTCTCTCGAGGATGCGGACGACGAAGCCAAGGGCGGCGAAGATCTGCCGGAAATCGACGACGACGTCGATCTTGGCGACGATGATGACGATACATTCCTCGAAGAAGAGGAAGACGAAGACGACGACGTATCCGGTATTCTGGGTGGCGGCGTCGGCGGTGACGACGAAGAAGTCTAA
- a CDS encoding acetoacetate--CoA ligase, translating to MMIKEAISVDIHPLWQPDARRIAASALEKFRVQAEERTGRKLADYQALHCWSVEDRAGFWTSLWDFCDVIGTRGEIALIDEGHMRTAQFFPQAMLNFAENLLHKKGETEAIVFRGENKVERRLTWDDLHALVSKLQQFMLAEGVKPGDRIAGMMPNMPEAVALMLATSSIGAVWSSCSPDFGVQGVLDRFGQIEPKLFFACDGYWYNGKRIDVSDKIAEVTAKLPGLKRSVIVTYLGEAEAVASRAERGIALDNALASIMAKEVEFTRQPFDHPLCILFSSGTTGIPKCIVHRAGGVLLQHLKEHRLHADIRDGDRFFYFTTCGWMMWNWLASGIATGATLLLYDGSPFHPDGNALFDYAAAEGMTYFGTSAKFIDAVAKAGLKPSETHDLSALRTISSTGSPLSPEGFAFVYEGIKKDVHLASISGGTDIVSCFVLGVPTEPVWQGEIQGAGLGMAVDVWDDDGKPVREQKGELVCTKAFPSMPLQFWNDPGGEKYKAAYFERFDNIWCHGDFAEWTAHDGIIIHGRSDATLNPGGVRIGTAEIYNQVEQMPEIVEALCIGQDWDHDVRVVLFVRLIEGVALDDDLKARIKTKVRTGATPRHVPAKIVAVKDIPRTKSGKIVELAVRDIVHGRDVKNREALANPEALELYRNLVDLEQD from the coding sequence ATGATGATTAAAGAGGCTATTTCCGTTGACATCCATCCGCTGTGGCAACCCGATGCTAGGCGCATCGCGGCAAGCGCGCTCGAGAAGTTTCGCGTGCAGGCAGAGGAGAGGACAGGTCGGAAACTTGCTGATTATCAGGCATTGCATTGCTGGTCCGTAGAAGATCGTGCCGGTTTCTGGACGTCGCTCTGGGATTTCTGCGATGTAATTGGTACACGTGGCGAGATAGCTCTTATCGACGAAGGCCATATGCGTACGGCGCAATTTTTCCCTCAAGCCATGCTCAATTTCGCAGAGAACCTCCTGCACAAGAAAGGCGAGACTGAAGCAATCGTCTTTCGTGGGGAGAACAAGGTCGAGCGCCGCCTGACATGGGATGACCTTCATGCACTCGTCTCTAAGCTCCAGCAATTTATGCTGGCAGAAGGGGTAAAGCCCGGTGATCGTATCGCGGGTATGATGCCCAATATGCCGGAAGCCGTGGCTCTCATGCTGGCGACCTCGTCGATTGGTGCTGTCTGGTCATCCTGCTCGCCGGATTTTGGCGTTCAGGGTGTGCTGGACCGCTTCGGTCAGATTGAGCCAAAACTGTTTTTCGCTTGCGATGGTTACTGGTACAATGGCAAGCGCATAGACGTATCCGACAAGATTGCAGAAGTGACGGCGAAGTTGCCGGGATTAAAACGATCCGTCATTGTGACCTATCTTGGTGAGGCAGAAGCTGTTGCAAGCCGAGCCGAGAGGGGCATTGCGCTTGATAATGCACTTGCATCAATCATGGCAAAAGAGGTCGAATTCACCCGCCAGCCATTCGATCATCCGCTTTGTATCCTGTTTTCGTCCGGCACGACGGGCATTCCGAAATGCATCGTACATCGCGCGGGCGGCGTGCTGTTGCAGCATTTGAAGGAACACCGCCTGCATGCGGATATTCGCGATGGCGACCGTTTCTTTTATTTCACCACCTGTGGCTGGATGATGTGGAACTGGCTGGCGTCAGGCATCGCCACCGGCGCAACATTGTTGCTCTATGACGGCTCGCCTTTCCATCCTGATGGGAACGCATTGTTTGACTATGCGGCAGCCGAAGGCATGACCTATTTCGGCACGTCGGCCAAGTTCATCGATGCTGTAGCGAAGGCGGGATTGAAGCCCAGCGAGACACATGATCTTTCCGCACTGCGGACAATCTCCTCCACCGGCTCGCCCTTGTCGCCGGAAGGCTTTGCCTTCGTCTATGAGGGGATCAAGAAGGACGTGCATCTGGCGTCAATCTCAGGCGGTACGGATATCGTTTCCTGCTTCGTACTCGGTGTGCCGACCGAGCCAGTGTGGCAAGGCGAGATTCAAGGCGCGGGTCTCGGCATGGCTGTCGATGTGTGGGACGACGATGGTAAGCCGGTACGTGAGCAAAAAGGCGAACTGGTCTGCACCAAAGCCTTCCCCTCTATGCCGTTACAATTCTGGAATGACCCGGGCGGCGAGAAATATAAGGCGGCTTATTTCGAGCGTTTCGACAATATCTGGTGTCATGGCGATTTCGCTGAATGGACCGCGCATGATGGCATCATCATTCATGGCCGTTCGGATGCGACGCTTAATCCAGGCGGTGTGCGGATCGGCACGGCGGAGATTTACAATCAGGTAGAGCAGATGCCGGAGATCGTGGAAGCGCTCTGCATCGGGCAGGATTGGGATCATGACGTGCGCGTGGTGCTGTTCGTGCGGTTGATTGAGGGTGTTGCGCTTGACGATGATCTGAAAGCACGCATCAAGACGAAAGTCCGCACAGGTGCTACGCCGCGCCATGTGCCAGCGAAGATCGTGGCGGTCAAAGATATTCCGCGTACTAAGTCTGGAAAAATCGTTGAACTTGCCGTGCGTGACATTGTGCACGGACGCGACGTGAAAAACAGGGAAGCGCTGGCGAACCCGGAAGCACTGGAACTTTATCGCAATCTTGTCGATCTTGAGCAGGATTAG
- a CDS encoding acyltransferase family protein: MKRIAEFDGLRFLLCLGIAIFHFSFRLPVKSDHLQELILTFSYFTDVFFIVSGLFLARRDNYIWNRRHYIGFVGKRLARIYPLHAITFACFALLSVLTATGLLHPTAEPNMSLSDGLTQLLLIHDWGLGRTLSYNYVSWSLSALFLMYLCFPLFDILCHRLGGLILIVIIVAVMGGEYLAQKLNVLSITRIQFADIGVLRALPSFLFGMWLARQTHHKVPAILIKIALAACLMIFLFYHPESVAGEPATLEGPLRLAFLYFCLYVLYLAAIENIYTPLRLRPLVTLSRYSFGIFILHPLVGLVFFNAIPQHWGETTMGAILLIGGGVSASLLAAVVAWHLFENPINRWLVMRINAWVNQEDESTKLPLPEGTA; encoded by the coding sequence ATGAAGAGGATTGCTGAATTCGACGGTTTGCGGTTTCTTCTGTGCTTGGGAATCGCAATCTTTCATTTTTCCTTCCGGCTTCCCGTGAAGAGCGATCACCTGCAAGAGCTTATATTAACATTCTCTTATTTTACCGATGTCTTTTTTATTGTTTCTGGATTGTTTCTTGCACGTCGAGATAATTATATATGGAATAGGCGCCATTATATTGGCTTTGTCGGAAAGCGTCTGGCGCGAATTTATCCGCTACACGCAATAACCTTTGCGTGCTTTGCGCTTCTGTCTGTCCTCACTGCCACCGGCCTGCTTCATCCTACTGCTGAACCCAATATGAGCCTGTCGGATGGGCTCACGCAATTGCTGCTTATTCACGATTGGGGGCTCGGAAGAACACTTTCTTATAATTACGTCAGCTGGTCGCTGAGCGCGCTCTTCTTAATGTATCTCTGTTTTCCGCTGTTCGACATTCTGTGCCACCGTCTTGGAGGCTTGATCCTCATCGTCATCATCGTTGCTGTGATGGGCGGGGAATATCTGGCGCAGAAGCTGAATGTATTGTCGATCACTCGTATTCAGTTTGCTGATATTGGCGTTTTACGCGCTCTGCCGTCGTTCCTCTTTGGAATGTGGCTTGCACGGCAAACGCACCATAAAGTTCCAGCAATCTTAATTAAGATTGCGCTCGCTGCTTGTCTGATGATCTTTCTATTTTATCATCCAGAAAGCGTTGCAGGCGAGCCGGCCACGCTGGAGGGTCCGTTGCGTTTGGCCTTTCTCTATTTTTGCCTTTACGTGCTTTATCTTGCCGCCATAGAGAATATCTATACGCCGCTGCGGCTTCGTCCACTGGTGACGCTGTCCCGATACAGCTTCGGCATTTTCATTCTGCATCCTCTCGTAGGGCTCGTCTTTTTCAATGCCATTCCGCAACATTGGGGAGAGACCACAATGGGGGCAATATTGCTGATCGGTGGTGGTGTTTCGGCAAGCCTTCTGGCAGCAGTTGTCGCTTGGCACCTTTTCGAAAACCCAATCAATCGCTGGCTCGTTATGCGTATTAATGCGTGGGTAAACCAAGAAGATGAATCTACGAAGTTGCCGCTTCCAGAGGGAACCGCCTGA